One segment of Ipomoea triloba cultivar NCNSP0323 chromosome 12, ASM357664v1 DNA contains the following:
- the LOC115997981 gene encoding uncharacterized protein LOC115997981, with product MVTHAAATTTTTVAGRTRAMWRMRLQSAARTALTCTIVGCATLYISASLRSHLFSFPAFSYLTAILIVSDATLGDGLRGCCYALYATLQVMPLSMLGLWVSGAGGGSSLSPGIAAAMVVMGSYVVALPASTHIMSKRIAFGQLVIVFVDAVVHGVHTSIIVHPLRVAPSTALGALASLLALLFPLPRLAYFEVKKLYKLYTENASERIALYSQAVAARDTSMVSALSSQAKPLAETGAKLLESIGLLQEGLKWEKPWLMLLNPSLTDPIYGLEEIETSMRGMEIALSTYPSFHSKTIDEELLNILQSALEKLGVKIEQARGSFPCHKRTAPENRGEGVIDMSLPYASYFLTHEDLPASFFFSCVKMFINGSARTVDTSEGLMEKQAEPGSKKACSNKWSMSVVRNERMVFACKCSLSLGLAVLFGLLFDRAKGYWSGLTIAISFETGKQAIFTLANARAQGTALGSIYGVLGCTVFQRIGNVRLVSLLPWIIFTSFLRHSRMYGQAGGISAVIGALLILGRKDYGPPKEFAIERLTEAFIGLSCFILMELLFQPTRAAFLAKYHLHTSLEALKKCTEHIVLDSGKVWLLREKQWHLKSQVLLLGKFISDAELEPDFWSLPFPVSCYQKLHRALTKIADLLYFMACNIELLSQALQSSNVAWKEIQQHINKDLELYMQIITSLTSSLSHSADSQHPDLEEGNSNPTTYNNTVFCAEGKYAEKILNSFLEHCKEVTEKFCELGVKDDQRAKEALHMFAVGFCSRCLMEELAQVDKGIKELVQYKDP from the exons ATGGTGACTCACGCGGCGGCGACGACCACCACCACGGTGGCGGGGCGGACGCGAGCGATGTGGCGGATGCGGTTGCAGTCAGCAGCCCGGACGGCGCTGACGTGCACCATAGTGGGCTGCGCCACCCTCTACATATCAGCCTCGTTGAGGAGCCACTTATTTTCGTTCCCGGCGTTTTCTTACCTCACGGCCATTCTCATAGTCTCCGACGCCACGCTGGGCGACGGCCTGAGGGGCTGCTGCTACGCATTGTACGCCACGCTGCAAGTCATGCCTCTTTCCATGCTGGGCCTTTGGGTCAGCGGCGCCGGCGGTGGCAGCTCGCTCTCGCCGGGGATTGCCGCCGCCATGGTGGTGATGGGGTCCTATGTGGTGGCGCTGCCGGCGAGCACGCACATAATGTCCAAACGGATCGCGTTCGGACAGCTGGTGATTGTGTTTGTGGATGCTGTTGTTCATGGAGTCCACACCAGTATTATCGTCCACCCTCTTCGAGTCGCGCCCAGCACGGCCCTCGGTGCACTGGCTTCTCTCCTGGCTTTGCTCTTTCCGCTTCCTCGACTCGCATATTTTGAG GTGAAAAAGCTATACAAATTGTACACAGAAAATGCTTCAGAAAGGATTGCTCTATACTCCCAAGCAGTTGCAGCCCGAGACACTTCAATGGTTTCAGCCCTAAGCTCCCAAGCCAAACCCCTAGCGGAAACAGGGGCAAAACTCCTTGAAAGCATAGGACTTTTGCAGGAGGGGTTGAAGTGGGAGAAGCCATGGCTAATGCTCTTAAACCCCTCTCTTACAGACCCAATCTATGGATTAGAAGAGATAGAAACATCTATGAGAGGAATGGAAATTGCCTTGTCAACTTACCCTTCTTTTCACTCTAAAACCATTGATGAAGAGCTCCTCAATATCCTGCAAAGTGCACTGGAGAAACTTGGGGTAAAAATTGAGCAAGCCCGAGGCTCTTTCCCTTGCCACAAAAGGACAGCCCCAGAGAATAGAGGAGAGGGGGTAATAGATATGTCCTTGCCCTATGCTTCTTATTTCCTTACACACGAAGACCTGCCCGCTTCGTTCTTCTTTTCCTGTGTAAAAATGTTCATAAATGGATCAGCTAGGACGGTGGATACTAGCGAAGGACTTATGGAAAAGCAGGCCGAGCCCGGATCAAAGAAAGCCTGCAGTAATAAGTGGAGTATGTCAGTAGTGAGGAATGAAAGGATGGTATTTGCTTGCAAGTGCTCGCTCTCGCTTGGACTAGCGGTACTATTTGGTTTGCTATTCGACAGAGCGAAAGGATACTGGTCAGGTCTCACAATTGCCATAAGTTTCGAGACAGGAAAACAGGCGATTTTCACACTTGCAAACGCCCGAGCACAAGGAACAGCATTGGGGTCAATCTATGGAGTCCTAGGCTGCACTGTTTTCCAAAGGATTGGCAATGTCAGGCTTGTATCTCTCCTCCCATGGATCATCTTCACCAGTTTTCTGAGGCATAGTCGAATGTACGGGCAAGCCGGGGGAATCTCAGCAGTTATAGGAGCATTACTTATCCTCGGCAGAAAAGATTACGGTCCACCAAAGGAATTCGCCATCGAGAGACTAACCGAGGCCTTCATAGGGCTCTCGTGTTTCATTCTAATGGAGCTCCTCTTCCAACCAACCCGAGCCGCCTTCTTAGCCAAATATCATCTCCATACAAGCTTGGAGGCACTCAAGAAATGCACCGAACATATCGTGCTCGATTCGGGGAAAGTCTGGCTACTAAGGGAAAAACAATGGCACCTTAAATCCCAAGTCCTCCTATTAGGAAAATTCATCTCAGATGCAGAATTGGAACCAGATTTTTGGTCTTTACCTTTCCCTGTTTCTTGCTATCAAAAGCTCCACAGGGCACTCACAAAGATTGCAGATCTTTTATACTTCATGGCCTGCAACATAGAACTCCTTTCACAAGCCCTGCAGAGCAGCAATGTTGCTTGGAAAGAGATCCAACAACACATAAACAAGGACTTGGAACTCTATATGCAAATCATTACCTCTCTAACCTCTTCCCTAAGCCATTCTGCAGATTCTCAACATCCCGACCTCGAGGAGGGAAACTCAAATCCGACTACATACAACAACACGGTATTTTGTGCAGAAGGCAAATACGCGGAGAAGATACTAAATTCTTTCCTCGAGCACTGCAAGGAGGTTACTGAGAAGTTCTGTGAACTCGGAGTTAAGGATGATCAGAGAGCAAAGGAGGCTCTACATATGTTTGCTGTGGGGTTCTGCAGCAGGTGCTTGATGGAAGAGCTAGCACAGGTTGATAAAGGGATTAAAGAATTGGTGCAGTACAAAGATCCTTAG